The proteins below are encoded in one region of Arthrobacter sp. CJ23:
- a CDS encoding FAD-dependent oxidoreductase, with protein MSTSTPVGSPERPLRVAVVGSGPAGVYAADILTKSEAVKSGELTVSIDLFDRYPAPYGLIRYGVAPDHPRIKGIVNALHKVLDRGDIRFFGNVDYGTDISIEDLRTHYDAVIFATGAIKDADLNIPGIELKASYGGADFVSWYDGHPDVSREWPLDAKEIAVLGNGNVALDVARVLSKHADDLLVTEIPDNVYAGLKNSPVTDVHVFGRRGPAQVKFTPLELRELSHSKDVDIILYAEDFEFDEESDRLIQSNNQVKTMVGTLTNWIAEQPEDLSELTASRRLHLHFLHNPVEIHDDAENPGRVTGIKFERTELDGTGNARGTGEFLDYPVQAVYRAIGYFGSALPDIEFDHKKGVVPNAGGRVLDASGEHVPGIYATGWIKRGPIGLIGHTKGDALETVTYLLEDRENLPLAAVPAADAVVELLDARGVKFTSWEGWLALDAHELALGAAATEAGTTHGVEVQRERVKVVAREDMVDISRDGVAAQV; from the coding sequence GTGTCAACTAGCACCCCCGTAGGTTCTCCGGAGCGTCCCCTGCGCGTCGCCGTCGTCGGCTCCGGCCCGGCAGGCGTCTATGCCGCTGACATCCTGACCAAGAGCGAAGCCGTCAAGAGCGGCGAGCTGACTGTCAGCATCGACCTCTTCGACCGCTACCCGGCGCCCTACGGCCTCATCCGCTACGGCGTTGCCCCGGACCACCCCCGCATCAAGGGCATCGTCAACGCCCTGCACAAGGTCCTGGACCGCGGCGACATCCGCTTCTTCGGCAACGTGGACTACGGCACGGACATCTCCATCGAGGACCTGCGCACCCACTACGACGCCGTCATCTTCGCCACCGGCGCCATCAAGGACGCGGACCTGAACATCCCGGGCATCGAGCTCAAGGCCTCCTACGGCGGCGCCGACTTCGTCTCCTGGTACGACGGACACCCGGACGTTTCCCGCGAATGGCCGCTGGATGCCAAGGAAATCGCGGTGCTCGGCAACGGCAACGTGGCCCTGGACGTGGCCCGTGTCCTGTCCAAGCACGCCGATGACCTGCTGGTCACCGAAATCCCGGACAACGTCTACGCCGGCCTCAAGAACTCCCCGGTCACGGACGTGCACGTCTTCGGCCGCCGCGGCCCGGCCCAGGTGAAGTTCACCCCGCTGGAACTGCGCGAACTGTCCCACTCCAAGGACGTGGACATCATCCTCTACGCCGAGGACTTCGAGTTCGACGAAGAGTCGGACCGCCTGATCCAGAGCAACAACCAGGTCAAGACCATGGTTGGCACGCTCACCAACTGGATCGCCGAGCAGCCGGAGGACCTCTCCGAGCTCACGGCTTCCCGCCGCCTGCACCTGCACTTCCTGCACAACCCGGTGGAGATCCACGACGACGCCGAGAACCCCGGCCGCGTCACCGGCATCAAGTTCGAGCGCACCGAGCTGGACGGCACGGGCAACGCCCGCGGCACCGGCGAGTTCCTCGACTACCCGGTCCAGGCCGTCTACCGTGCCATCGGCTACTTCGGTTCGGCCCTGCCGGACATCGAGTTCGACCACAAGAAGGGCGTTGTCCCCAACGCCGGCGGCCGCGTGCTGGACGCCTCGGGCGAGCACGTCCCGGGCATCTACGCCACCGGCTGGATCAAGCGCGGCCCCATCGGGCTGATCGGCCACACCAAGGGCGACGCCCTGGAAACCGTGACGTACCTGCTGGAGGACCGCGAAAACCTGCCGCTGGCCGCCGTTCCCGCGGCAGACGCCGTCGTGGAGCTGCTCGATGCCCGCGGCGTGAAGTTCACCAGCTGGGAAGGCTGGCTGGCGCTCGACGCCCACGAGCTCGCGCTCGGCGCCGCAGCCACCGAGGCCGGCACCACGCACGGCGTGGAGGTCCAGCGCGAACGCGTCAAGGTGGTGGCCCGCGAAGACATGGTGGACATCTCCCGCGACGGAGTAGCTGCACAGGTCTAG
- a CDS encoding DNA alkylation repair protein, translated as MTETPTAAGFLARLDALQSDEEQAKYRRYFKTGPGDYAEGDIFMGVRMGEVFTLGKEFAAMEPPEIEKLLEQDVHEARAGAVKIMALQAEHKKTTEQRRGELYGLYLRRHGRINNWDLVDLGAGRVVGGWLVDKPRDVLYELAGSADMWERRTAIVATWAFLRHGQQEDTFAIAELLLADKEDLIHKALGGWVRDAGRSNRERLLAFLDAHAATMPRTALRYAIEHLDQDQRAYYLGLKNAPPAGKGYAAM; from the coding sequence ATGACGGAGACGCCCACGGCCGCCGGGTTCCTTGCCCGCCTTGATGCCCTGCAGTCCGACGAGGAGCAGGCCAAGTACCGGCGCTACTTCAAGACCGGTCCGGGCGACTATGCCGAGGGCGACATCTTCATGGGCGTTCGCATGGGCGAGGTCTTCACGCTCGGCAAGGAGTTTGCCGCCATGGAGCCGCCGGAGATCGAGAAGCTCCTGGAGCAGGACGTCCACGAGGCCCGGGCCGGGGCGGTCAAGATCATGGCGCTGCAGGCCGAGCACAAGAAGACCACGGAGCAACGCCGCGGGGAACTCTACGGCCTGTACCTCCGCCGCCACGGCCGCATCAACAACTGGGACCTGGTGGACCTCGGCGCGGGGCGCGTGGTGGGCGGCTGGCTCGTGGACAAGCCCCGGGACGTCCTCTACGAACTGGCCGGCTCGGCGGACATGTGGGAGCGCCGCACGGCGATCGTGGCCACGTGGGCGTTCCTGCGCCACGGCCAGCAGGAAGACACCTTCGCCATCGCGGAGCTCCTCCTGGCGGACAAGGAAGACCTGATCCACAAGGCCCTGGGCGGATGGGTCCGCGACGCCGGCCGGAGCAACCGCGAACGGCTCCTGGCCTTCCTCGACGCCCACGCCGCCACCATGCCGCGGACAGCCTTGCGCTACGCCATCGAGCACCTGGACCAGGATCAGCGGGCCTACTACCTCGGCCTGAAGAACGCCCCGCCCGCTGGCAAGGGTTACGCGGCAATGTGA
- a CDS encoding LLM class flavin-dependent oxidoreductase, which translates to MTQTHKKRIGFLSFGHWARVQGSRVQSAREALLQGIDLAVAAEELGIDGAFFRVHHFARQQASPFPLLSAIAARTTRIEMGTGVIDMRYENPLYMAEEAAATDLISDGRLQLGVSRGSPEPALHGAANFGYVPADGEDPGDMARRHTALFRKAIAGHGVAQADPTYAGGATGLLPIQPLSPGLPQRIWWGAGTRKTAVWAAEQGMNLMSSTLLTEDTGVPFDELQAEQIRMFREAWAAAGHDFEPRISVSRSVIPIVDSEDNHYFGLRAQADSKDQVGILDGALSRFGKGYIGEPDALAEELAADAAVQAADTVLLTVPNQLGVDYNAKLLGNVAKYIAPALGWEPNLAWQEASREA; encoded by the coding sequence ATGACTCAGACGCACAAGAAACGGATCGGATTCCTCTCCTTCGGGCACTGGGCGCGGGTCCAGGGTTCGCGGGTGCAGTCGGCCCGCGAGGCGCTGCTGCAGGGCATAGACCTCGCCGTCGCGGCCGAGGAACTGGGGATCGACGGCGCGTTTTTCCGGGTGCACCATTTCGCTCGTCAGCAGGCCTCGCCCTTCCCGCTCCTCAGCGCGATCGCCGCACGGACAACCCGGATCGAGATGGGCACCGGCGTGATCGACATGCGCTACGAAAACCCGCTCTACATGGCAGAGGAAGCCGCGGCCACGGACCTCATCAGCGACGGCAGGCTTCAGCTCGGCGTGAGCCGCGGTTCACCCGAACCGGCGCTGCACGGTGCCGCGAACTTCGGCTACGTCCCGGCCGATGGCGAGGACCCAGGAGACATGGCGCGCCGTCACACAGCGCTTTTCCGGAAAGCCATCGCCGGGCACGGTGTCGCACAGGCAGACCCGACGTATGCGGGCGGGGCCACCGGGCTGCTGCCGATCCAGCCGCTTTCGCCTGGGCTTCCGCAGCGGATCTGGTGGGGTGCCGGCACCCGCAAGACGGCGGTCTGGGCGGCGGAGCAGGGCATGAACCTGATGAGTTCCACGCTGCTGACCGAGGACACGGGCGTGCCCTTCGACGAACTGCAAGCCGAGCAGATCCGGATGTTCCGCGAGGCCTGGGCCGCTGCCGGACACGATTTCGAACCACGGATTTCCGTCAGCCGCAGCGTAATCCCAATCGTCGACAGCGAAGACAACCACTACTTCGGCCTCCGCGCCCAAGCAGACAGCAAGGACCAAGTAGGAATTCTCGACGGCGCGTTGTCCCGTTTCGGCAAGGGCTACATCGGGGAGCCGGACGCCTTGGCGGAAGAACTCGCTGCCGACGCAGCCGTCCAAGCCGCCGATACTGTGCTGCTGACCGTCCCCAACCAGCTCGGCGTGGACTACAACGCCAAGCTGCTGGGCAACGTCGCCAAGTACATCGCACCGGCCCTCGGCTGGGAACCGAACCTCGCTTGGCAGGAGGCCTCCCGCGAGGCATGA
- the mmuM gene encoding homocysteine S-methyltransferase — protein sequence MPRNTALSTLLASGRDLVIDGALATELEAHGCDLEDPLWSAKVLLEQPQLIKQVHRDYFDAGASVAITASYQATPQGFARRGIGEEEALELVALSVRLADEARREHAAANPEGKPLLIAGSVGPYGAYLADGSEYRGDYTLSRTEFMDFHRPRIAALVGAGADFLACETLPSFAEAEALLALVAEFDVESWFSFTLRDGGHISDGTPLAGVAALCGAEPRVAAVGVNCVPLELVAPALAALGAAASTPLLVYPNSGEHYDAVTKTWGPSGGGNADGPGNGQPAGLAGLAGTWRELGARLVGGCCRTTPHDIAALAAL from the coding sequence ATGCCCCGGAACACCGCGCTCAGCACGCTGCTGGCCTCGGGCCGGGACCTCGTCATTGACGGTGCCCTCGCCACGGAGCTCGAAGCCCACGGCTGCGATCTGGAGGACCCATTGTGGTCCGCGAAGGTCCTCCTGGAGCAGCCGCAGCTGATCAAGCAGGTGCACCGGGACTATTTCGACGCCGGCGCGTCAGTCGCCATCACGGCCAGCTACCAGGCCACGCCGCAGGGCTTCGCGCGGCGCGGGATCGGTGAGGAAGAGGCCCTGGAGCTCGTGGCCTTGAGCGTCCGCCTGGCAGATGAGGCCCGGCGCGAGCATGCGGCCGCCAACCCGGAGGGGAAGCCCCTGCTGATCGCCGGATCCGTGGGCCCGTACGGCGCCTACCTGGCCGACGGCTCGGAGTACCGCGGCGACTACACGCTCAGCCGTACGGAATTCATGGACTTCCACCGGCCGCGCATCGCCGCACTGGTCGGCGCCGGCGCCGACTTCCTCGCCTGCGAGACCCTGCCCTCCTTTGCCGAAGCGGAGGCCCTGCTGGCCCTCGTTGCGGAGTTCGACGTCGAATCCTGGTTCTCCTTCACCCTCCGGGACGGCGGGCACATCAGTGACGGGACGCCCTTGGCCGGGGTGGCGGCGCTGTGCGGTGCCGAGCCGCGCGTGGCCGCCGTCGGGGTGAACTGCGTGCCCCTTGAGCTCGTGGCCCCCGCGCTTGCTGCCCTGGGCGCGGCCGCGAGCACCCCGCTGCTGGTCTACCCGAATTCCGGGGAACACTATGACGCTGTCACCAAGACCTGGGGACCGTCGGGCGGCGGAAACGCCGACGGGCCGGGCAACGGGCAGCCCGCGGGCCTTGCCGGACTGGCCGGTACGTGGCGGGAGCTCGGCGCCAGGCTGGTGGGCGGGTGCTGCCGCACCACGCCCCACGACATCGCCGCCCTGGCCGCCCTCTGA
- the cysD gene encoding sulfate adenylyltransferase subunit CysD produces the protein MSTYTTEEPTQVTDAAVSTRLSSLDTLESEAIHIIREVVAEFEKPALLFSGGKDSVVMLHLATKAFWPGKVPFPVLHVDTGHNFPEVIDFRDRTVQRLGLKLVVGSVQEFIDRGELAERADGTRNPLQTVPLLDAIQRNKFDAVFGGGRRDEDKARAKERILSLRDEFGQWDPRNQRPELWNLYNGRHTVGQHVRAFPISNWTELDIWRYIERENIELPGLYYAHEREVFARDGMWRAVGEVSQPLPHEEVITKTVRYRTVGDMSCTGAVESAAATVSDVVIEVAASTITERGATRADDRISEAAMEDRKKDGYF, from the coding sequence ATGAGCACTTACACAACTGAGGAGCCCACCCAGGTGACTGACGCTGCTGTTTCCACGCGCCTCTCCAGCCTGGACACCCTCGAGTCCGAGGCCATCCACATCATCCGCGAGGTGGTGGCCGAGTTCGAGAAGCCCGCGCTGCTGTTCTCCGGCGGCAAGGACTCCGTGGTCATGCTGCACCTGGCCACCAAGGCCTTCTGGCCGGGCAAGGTCCCGTTCCCCGTGCTGCACGTGGACACCGGCCACAACTTCCCGGAGGTCATCGACTTCCGCGACCGCACCGTGCAGCGCCTCGGCCTCAAGCTCGTGGTGGGCTCCGTCCAGGAGTTCATCGACCGCGGCGAACTCGCCGAACGTGCCGACGGCACCCGCAACCCGCTGCAGACCGTCCCGCTGCTGGACGCGATCCAGCGCAACAAGTTCGACGCCGTCTTCGGCGGCGGCCGCCGCGACGAGGACAAGGCACGCGCCAAGGAGCGCATCCTGAGCCTGCGTGACGAGTTCGGCCAGTGGGATCCGCGCAACCAGCGCCCCGAGCTGTGGAACCTGTACAACGGCCGCCACACCGTGGGCCAGCACGTCCGTGCGTTCCCCATCAGCAACTGGACCGAGCTGGACATCTGGCGCTACATCGAGCGCGAGAACATCGAGCTGCCGGGCCTGTACTACGCCCACGAGCGCGAGGTCTTTGCCCGCGACGGCATGTGGCGTGCAGTGGGCGAGGTCTCCCAGCCGCTGCCGCACGAGGAAGTCATCACCAAGACGGTCCGCTACCGCACCGTGGGCGACATGTCCTGCACCGGTGCCGTTGAATCGGCCGCAGCCACCGTGAGCGACGTTGTGATTGAAGTTGCCGCCTCCACCATCACCGAACGTGGCGCCACCCGTGCAGATGACCGCATCTCCGAGGCAGCCATGGAAGACCGCAAGAAGGATGGGTACTTCTAA
- a CDS encoding ABC transporter ATP-binding protein codes for MPVVLEHLGKRFGDGAPVLDDVNASIAKGEFVALLGASGCGKSTLLNIIAGLDQPTSGALEVPSDGAAFMFQDSALFPWLTARGNIELALQLAEKNTGKAGSKAARSARATELLELVHLGGAGDKRPHELSGGMRQRVALARSLAQDRQLLLMDEPFAALDAITRDLLHDELERIWKETGRTIVFVTHNVREAVRLGQRVLLLSSRPGRVVAEWDVTEEHRTDAGRAGELTATITRRLRQEIRRHAN; via the coding sequence ATGCCAGTCGTACTGGAACACCTGGGTAAACGCTTCGGCGACGGCGCCCCGGTGCTGGACGACGTCAACGCCAGCATCGCGAAGGGCGAGTTCGTCGCGCTCCTCGGTGCCTCCGGCTGCGGCAAGTCCACCCTGCTGAACATCATCGCCGGACTGGACCAGCCGACGTCGGGCGCCCTTGAGGTGCCCAGCGACGGCGCCGCGTTCATGTTCCAGGACTCGGCCCTGTTCCCGTGGCTGACGGCCCGGGGCAACATCGAACTCGCGCTGCAGCTCGCGGAGAAGAACACTGGCAAGGCCGGCAGCAAGGCCGCGCGCAGCGCCCGCGCCACGGAACTGCTGGAGCTCGTCCACCTGGGCGGGGCCGGGGACAAGCGCCCGCACGAACTCTCCGGCGGCATGCGCCAGCGCGTGGCCCTGGCCCGCTCCCTGGCACAGGACCGGCAGCTGCTCCTCATGGACGAACCCTTCGCCGCCCTGGACGCCATCACCCGCGACCTCCTGCACGACGAGCTGGAACGGATCTGGAAGGAAACCGGCCGGACCATCGTGTTCGTGACCCACAACGTCCGCGAGGCCGTGCGCCTCGGCCAGCGCGTGCTGCTGCTGTCCTCCCGCCCCGGCCGCGTGGTGGCCGAATGGGACGTCACCGAGGAACACCGCACCGATGCCGGCCGCGCCGGGGAACTCACCGCGACCATCACACGCCGCCTGCGCCAGGAGATCCGCCGCCATGCCAACTGA
- a CDS encoding ABC transporter substrate-binding protein: MASTPETPNTGTQAGTTRIVAGETAKPRRRRTLEIGLAVGLVLLIGAGAAVASAVSRNNESQPAPATSAAAELKLGYFGNVTHAPALVGVSKGIIAKNLGDTKLSTQVFNAGPAAIEALNAGAIDATYIGPNPAINSFVKSQGESVSIIAGAAAGGAQLVVKPEIATPADLKGKILASPQLGGTQDVALRAWLGHQGFKTNTDGSGDVNINPTENAQSLKLFQDGKLDGAWLPEPWASRLVLEAGAKVLVDEKDLWDKGEFTTTILIVNKKFAAEHPETVKALLKGHVESVNWLNSAPAAEKASEINAALKDTAGKPLAANIIERSLQNITFTIDPLAGTYKKLLQDGVDAGTTKPADLSGIFDLRALNEVSGKKTSAAGLGQD, translated from the coding sequence ATGGCAAGCACCCCAGAGACCCCCAACACCGGAACCCAGGCCGGCACCACGCGCATCGTCGCCGGTGAAACGGCCAAGCCCCGGCGCCGCCGCACGCTCGAGATCGGCCTCGCCGTCGGCCTCGTTCTCCTGATCGGCGCCGGCGCGGCCGTGGCCTCGGCGGTCTCCCGCAACAACGAAAGCCAGCCCGCACCGGCAACGTCCGCGGCCGCCGAACTCAAGCTCGGCTACTTCGGCAACGTGACCCACGCCCCGGCCCTGGTGGGCGTCAGCAAGGGGATCATCGCCAAGAACCTCGGCGACACCAAGCTGAGCACCCAGGTCTTCAACGCCGGCCCCGCCGCCATCGAGGCCCTCAACGCCGGCGCCATCGACGCCACCTACATCGGCCCCAACCCGGCCATCAACTCCTTCGTCAAGAGCCAGGGCGAATCGGTGAGCATCATCGCCGGCGCCGCAGCAGGCGGAGCCCAGCTGGTGGTCAAGCCGGAGATCGCCACCCCGGCGGACCTCAAGGGCAAGATCCTCGCTTCCCCGCAGCTCGGCGGCACCCAGGACGTGGCACTCCGCGCCTGGCTCGGCCACCAAGGGTTCAAGACCAACACCGACGGCAGCGGCGACGTCAACATCAACCCCACCGAAAACGCCCAGTCGCTGAAGCTCTTCCAAGACGGAAAGCTCGACGGCGCGTGGCTGCCGGAGCCCTGGGCCTCCCGCCTGGTCCTCGAAGCCGGGGCCAAGGTCCTGGTGGACGAGAAGGACCTCTGGGACAAGGGTGAATTCACCACAACCATCCTGATCGTCAACAAGAAGTTCGCCGCAGAGCACCCGGAGACCGTCAAGGCCCTCCTCAAGGGCCACGTGGAATCCGTCAACTGGCTGAACTCCGCACCGGCCGCCGAGAAGGCCAGCGAAATCAACGCGGCCCTCAAGGACACCGCAGGCAAGCCGCTCGCGGCCAACATCATCGAGCGTTCCTTGCAGAACATCACCTTCACCATCGATCCGCTGGCCGGAACGTACAAGAAGCTGCTGCAGGACGGCGTGGATGCAGGAACCACCAAGCCGGCCGACCTCAGCGGGATCTTCGATCTGCGGGCCCTCAACGAGGTCTCCGGCAAGAAGACCTCCGCGGCCGGGCTCGGCCAGGACTAA
- the cobA gene encoding uroporphyrinogen-III C-methyltransferase, with protein MAIQDIYPTALRLLGRPVLVVGGGPVAARRAKGLLDAGAKVTVVAPLASADLRGLADAGLLAWEPREYRASDLDGVWFVQTATGVAAVDTRVAADAEAQRLWCVNASDHEASAAWTPAVAVVDDIKIAINAGGDPRRAMALRDAVATALETGDLPLRRHRKPGTVTGKGTVALVGGGPGDTGLITVRGRRLLGQADVVVADRLGPRELLNELAPDVRIIEVGKTPGHHPVPQAEINRILVEEALAGNHVVRLKGGDPYVLGRGGEEAEFCRQHGVEVEVVSGVTSAISVPAAAGIPVTHRGLAKGFSVVTGHEELSEVPARPDHTVVLLMGVAQLRDSAAALAGAGLALDTPVGIVENGYLPDQRVTIGTLGTIADQAEAVGVANPAVIVIGDVVRVSPFAPQHFKTADYSTITPNKPRVATI; from the coding sequence ATGGCAATACAGGACATTTACCCCACAGCACTCCGGCTGCTCGGCCGCCCCGTGCTGGTGGTGGGCGGCGGACCCGTGGCAGCGCGCCGCGCCAAGGGACTGCTCGACGCCGGTGCCAAAGTCACCGTGGTGGCCCCCCTTGCCTCCGCCGACCTCCGCGGACTCGCAGACGCCGGGCTCCTCGCCTGGGAACCGCGCGAATACCGTGCATCAGACCTCGACGGCGTCTGGTTCGTCCAGACCGCCACCGGCGTCGCCGCCGTGGACACCCGGGTGGCCGCCGACGCCGAGGCCCAGCGCCTCTGGTGCGTCAACGCCTCGGACCACGAAGCCTCGGCCGCCTGGACGCCCGCCGTCGCCGTCGTGGACGACATCAAGATCGCCATCAACGCCGGGGGAGACCCGCGCCGCGCCATGGCACTGCGCGACGCCGTCGCCACCGCCCTGGAAACCGGCGACCTCCCCCTGCGCCGCCACCGCAAGCCCGGCACCGTGACCGGCAAGGGAACCGTTGCCCTGGTGGGCGGCGGACCCGGCGATACCGGACTCATCACCGTCCGCGGACGCAGGCTCCTGGGCCAGGCCGACGTCGTGGTGGCAGACCGCCTCGGCCCCCGGGAACTGCTCAACGAGCTCGCCCCGGACGTCCGCATCATCGAGGTCGGCAAGACCCCCGGCCACCACCCCGTCCCGCAGGCCGAGATCAACCGAATCCTCGTCGAGGAAGCCCTCGCCGGAAACCATGTGGTCCGGCTCAAGGGCGGCGACCCCTACGTCCTGGGGCGCGGCGGCGAGGAAGCAGAATTCTGCAGGCAGCACGGCGTCGAGGTCGAAGTGGTGTCCGGCGTGACGTCGGCGATTTCCGTCCCGGCCGCCGCCGGCATCCCGGTGACGCACCGCGGCCTGGCGAAGGGCTTCAGCGTGGTCACCGGCCACGAGGAACTCTCCGAGGTCCCCGCACGCCCCGACCACACTGTGGTGTTGCTCATGGGAGTGGCCCAATTGCGTGATTCCGCGGCCGCCCTGGCAGGGGCCGGTCTCGCACTGGACACTCCAGTAGGTATCGTGGAGAACGGGTATTTGCCGGACCAGCGCGTCACCATCGGCACGCTGGGGACCATCGCGGACCAGGCGGAAGCCGTTGGCGTGGCCAATCCTGCCGTCATCGTGATCGGCGATGTGGTCCGCGTCAGCCCGTTCGCACCCCAGCATTTCAAGACCGCCGATTACAGCACCATCACCCCGAACAAGCCCCGAGTCGCCACCATCTAG
- a CDS encoding sulfate adenylyltransferase subunit 1 gives MSTETAFLDAGLASAPLPSTLFRFATAGSVDDGKSTLVGRLLHDSKAILADQLDAVARTSADRGFGGEKGGIDLALLTDGLRAEREQGITIDVAYRYFATDRRSFILADCPGHVQYTKNTVTGASTADAVVVLIDARKGVLEQTRRHLSVLQLLRVAHVIVAVNKIDLVEFSESVFRDIEADVQKVARELGLGSDGVADLLVIPVSALDGDNVVDRSDRTPWYTGPALLEVLETLPAADELEAELESFRFPVQLVIRPQGALAPDAVAAGLDVEAYRDYRAYAGQITEGSVRLGDQVTVLSPGHEPRTTTVTGIDFAGRELEEAAAPQSVAIRLAEEIDIARGDTIAAAGTVRESTADLYAALCWLSPKPLREGAKVLVKHGTRTVQALVRNVTGKLDLATFNVEPASSLELNDIGHAQLRLAAPLPLENYLHHRRTGAFLVIDPIDGNTLAAGLVKDHPGDHEDERYVI, from the coding sequence ATGAGCACCGAAACCGCATTCCTGGACGCCGGACTCGCCTCCGCGCCGCTTCCGTCCACGCTGTTCCGCTTCGCCACCGCCGGTTCGGTGGACGACGGCAAGTCCACGCTGGTGGGCCGCCTGCTGCACGACTCCAAGGCGATCCTCGCCGACCAGCTCGACGCCGTTGCCCGCACCTCCGCCGACCGCGGCTTTGGCGGGGAGAAGGGCGGGATCGACCTCGCCCTCCTGACCGACGGCCTGCGTGCCGAGCGCGAGCAGGGCATCACCATCGACGTCGCGTACCGCTACTTCGCCACGGACCGCCGCAGCTTCATCCTGGCGGACTGCCCCGGGCACGTGCAGTACACCAAGAACACGGTGACGGGCGCGTCCACTGCGGACGCCGTCGTCGTTCTCATCGACGCCCGCAAGGGTGTCCTGGAGCAGACCCGCCGGCACCTGTCCGTGCTGCAGCTGCTGCGCGTGGCACACGTGATCGTGGCCGTGAACAAGATCGACCTGGTCGAGTTCAGCGAGTCCGTGTTCCGCGACATCGAGGCCGACGTGCAGAAGGTCGCCCGCGAGCTCGGCCTGGGTTCCGACGGCGTTGCGGACCTGCTGGTGATCCCCGTCTCGGCGCTCGACGGCGACAACGTGGTGGACCGCTCGGACCGCACCCCCTGGTACACCGGCCCGGCCCTGCTGGAGGTCCTCGAAACCCTTCCGGCTGCCGACGAGCTCGAAGCCGAGCTGGAAAGCTTCCGCTTCCCGGTCCAGCTGGTCATCCGCCCGCAGGGCGCACTGGCGCCTGACGCCGTGGCCGCAGGGCTCGACGTCGAGGCGTACCGCGACTACCGCGCCTACGCCGGCCAGATCACGGAAGGCTCGGTCAGGCTTGGCGACCAGGTCACCGTGCTGAGCCCGGGCCACGAGCCGCGCACCACCACGGTGACGGGCATCGACTTCGCGGGCCGCGAGCTTGAGGAAGCCGCAGCCCCGCAGTCCGTGGCCATTCGCCTGGCCGAGGAAATCGACATCGCCCGCGGCGACACCATCGCCGCCGCCGGGACCGTCCGGGAAAGCACCGCGGACCTGTACGCGGCCCTGTGCTGGCTCTCGCCCAAGCCGCTGCGCGAAGGCGCCAAGGTGCTGGTCAAGCACGGCACCCGGACCGTGCAGGCCCTGGTCCGCAACGTCACGGGCAAGCTGGACCTCGCCACCTTCAACGTGGAGCCGGCGTCCAGCCTGGAACTCAACGACATCGGACACGCCCAGCTGCGCCTGGCCGCCCCGCTGCCGCTGGAGAACTACCTGCACCACCGCCGCACGGGCGCGTTCCTGGTGATCGACCCGATCGACGGCAACACGCTGGCCGCCGGCCTGGTCAAGGACCACCCGGGCGACCACGAGGACGAGCGCTACGTCATCTGA
- a CDS encoding ABC transporter permease: MPTEQDVRPVTEPSEHITSPALKGNPEELRDLEAGLDNLQSDIQRKAGIDWKRVLLPVAALVVLVVVWQFYVSLGFKRRDQVPGPLDVFAQMATLWGEGKVQESVWTSLQRGLVGFLISVVIATPVGLLLAQVAPLRRAFGPLISGLQVLPSVAWVPAAIIWFGLTDATVYFVVFMGAIPSIINGLISGVDQIPPQYRSVGKVLGANRLQMALQIVLPAALPGYLGGLKQGWAFSWRSLMAAEIIARGGTIGFGLGSLLDEGRVLADMSVVMSSILLILAVGILVELLIFGPIEKRLLQRRGLLAGSTR; encoded by the coding sequence ATGCCAACTGAACAGGACGTCCGCCCCGTGACCGAACCCAGCGAGCACATCACTTCGCCCGCTCTCAAAGGCAACCCCGAGGAACTCCGCGACCTCGAGGCCGGCCTGGACAACCTCCAGTCGGACATCCAGCGCAAGGCCGGCATCGACTGGAAACGGGTGCTGCTGCCCGTTGCCGCCCTGGTGGTGTTGGTTGTCGTCTGGCAGTTCTACGTCTCCCTTGGCTTCAAGCGCCGCGACCAGGTTCCGGGCCCCCTAGATGTGTTTGCGCAGATGGCCACGCTGTGGGGCGAAGGCAAGGTCCAGGAATCCGTGTGGACCTCGCTGCAGCGCGGACTTGTCGGCTTCCTCATCAGCGTGGTGATCGCCACCCCCGTGGGACTGCTGCTGGCCCAGGTGGCGCCCCTGCGCCGTGCGTTCGGGCCGCTGATTTCCGGGCTGCAGGTCCTGCCGTCCGTGGCCTGGGTTCCCGCCGCCATCATCTGGTTCGGCCTGACGGACGCCACCGTGTACTTCGTGGTGTTCATGGGCGCCATCCCGTCCATCATCAACGGCCTCATTTCGGGCGTGGACCAGATCCCGCCGCAGTACCGCAGCGTGGGCAAGGTGCTCGGCGCCAACCGCCTGCAGATGGCCCTGCAGATCGTCCTGCCCGCAGCGCTGCCCGGCTACCTCGGTGGCCTCAAGCAGGGCTGGGCCTTCTCCTGGCGTTCGCTCATGGCCGCCGAGATCATCGCGAGAGGCGGCACCATCGGATTCGGCCTCGGCTCGCTTCTTGATGAGGGCCGCGTCCTCGCGGACATGTCCGTGGTCATGTCCTCGATCCTGCTGATCCTGGCCGTGGGCATCCTCGTGGAGCTGCTCATCTTCGGGCCCATCGAGAAGCGGCTCCTGCAGCGCCGCGGCCTGCTGGCCGGCAGCACCCGCTAA